In the genome of Lactuca sativa cultivar Salinas chromosome 3, Lsat_Salinas_v11, whole genome shotgun sequence, the window TCACTGTTCAAAAAGGCTTCGTATAGTTGTCTctgtaaataataaaaaaagataaaaagaatGTAAGTGGATTTTTTTGAACTTGTGTTGATatataaaataaagaatataaaaACAATTAATGTAATGTAAGTACCTGACATTTGGATAATCTTAACCAAACAATAATCTCATTCTTTTTAGAAAGCTTGGCTGTGTTTGTAGCATCATTATCACAAAACACCTCGCTTTTTAAACGCCTGAGAAAATAGGGCTGAATGCAATTTCTTAAATCCTGTTTGTAAGATTGAATAAATGTtagtttttttatatagttttaatcATCACAAAAggttattttattaatatttatgaACTATTTTGTCATTTAGGGAAATATAACTAATAACCTGTGCAACAGCTGAACCAATGCGCTTATCTCTATCAGatgcatttttgtcatttccaCGTAGAATTGCTGACTCGTATTTTTCCTTAAAACTGAAAAaggaaataaatataaataagtaAAAAGCATAACAataataagaagaaaaaaaacaaGAAGAAAATGAAATCTTACCATTTCTTATCTCCCAAAAGCTCTGGACAACAGAAGTTAAACAAAGCCCAAAGTTCCTGAATTATACAACAAGAGGATCAATAAAGTGGCTTTTAAAACAATAAAAGTATAAAATTATTGTATAATTCAAATTCAAAATGAAATAATATAAAGATGCATACTTTTAGGTTATTTTGAAGTGGAGTGCCACTTATTATTATACGATGACCACATGGTATTGCAAGCAAACTTTTTGCCCTTTGTGTGCTAGGATTCTTTATGAGATGCCCCTGAATATTAATGTTCAATATAACAAAAATGTTTTCAGAATTCTTATGAAATGAAGCAAAATCTGTAACCAAAACATACCTCATCAAGAACCATGTAATCCCAAGTAACAGCATCCTCCTCCATTTCATCATAATCACCAGATAAAGATTTAACATTATTGCGAACAATATCATAAGTTGTTAGAAGAACACCCTTATCCTACAAAACAAAAAGCATCAATATGtatcaaataaatatttttatatcaaTCTTTTGAGTTAAAAAGATCAAATTAAAGAGACAAAGAATACCTGGAGTATATACTGGAGCTCATATTGTCGAGCTTTTGAACAAGCACCAAAGAATCTGAAACATATAGGAAAGAAATCAACCATCTTTATAAACATAACCAAATGATGACTAAAAAtgcataagttatttatataaacTTACTCTCTTGTCTTTCCTGAAAGACCAACTACCCCTAATTCTTTCATCCAATGAGGTAATAGTGTTTTAGGAGCAACAACCAATACCCTTTTTATCAAATTTGAATGAAAGAGTCCAGCCAAAAAGCCACAAATCTAAATGACATGAAAGATTGAAGTTAATGTTAATGTCATTCTACATGTTTATAAAAAAGATAACACAATTACACATGTCAAAACCTGCATGGTTTTCCCAAGGCCCATGTCATCTCCCAAAATACCACCTTTGCCCTTACAATGTAGAGACCAAAGCCACTTCAAACCTTCACGTTGATGAGGGTATAGCATTGTTGCAATCTTACTAGGTAATGAAAAATTGAATTTAGGATTACTAAGAGAAAACGCCCCTTCAACTCCTGAAATTGTATCATTTGTGTCATCATTCAATGTATACACCTTCTCATGCTTGCTTTCCACCTTTTGGACAAACTTATTACCACTTGTAACCAcacaatcatcatcatcatcatcacctatGACCTCATATTTCTCACTTTTTACATGTATGCCACTGTGATAATCTTTTCTAATAGGTGGTGGACAGTAAGTTTTTTTACTAATATCATTTGAAGTGGCACTAGAGATTTCAACTGGCTTGTGTTgattaattttttcattttttacaaAACTAGAGGAGCTTTGAAGATGTTTAGTGGGGCGTCTTCCTTTATCAATTGATAGAATCTCAAGCCTTGAGCTTAGATTGCTTAAAATATCTCTAATTTCATCACCACTATCATGTTTGTTTTCAGTGTTCTTTACAGGAACAGGTGAATCAAATTCAGAAAATTCAGCTGGAAAGTCTGATTCAACATCATGATATttgtcatcttcttcttcatcatctttcACCACAACTTTGCAGAGCCTCCTGCGTCCTTGGATTTTAACTTTTTGATGCTTTCCTGAATCTGTTATTACAAAAAATACACTAAAAGACCTAAAAACAAAATGTTCATGTTTCATGAATTACAAGGTATAGAAACTAGAAAGACAATGGATTACCATGTTCAGAAGTAAGGTCATCCACAAGGGAACTATCAGGTTCATCAAGAGAGACATTATTTTCACATCGTTTGGAAGTTGGGAATTCATCTTCATTTATAGATATTTTCTCTGCCCCACTTGAAACAGCTACAGGATAGTATAAGACATTAAAAGATTGCATGTATTTCTAATGAACTCATGTAGAATCATACAGTTGTTCTTCTCAAATCATGCAATTCATATCTTTTGTTAGAACACATCCAGCAAGCAAAGTGAAATAACTCAATAAGACAATAAGTATACTAAGATGTCTCAAGCACTGTAAACTGTTCGGAGAAACACTACAATAACTAAATACATAAAAGATAATGCAATAGATGGGTGGAATTCAAGAGATAGAGAAGTACCAGAAGAAGACGAACCAGACCCTGTGATGtcaagtttagggtttagggattCATCATGGAAGGCGCTATTTTTACCATCATCCGCTTGTTCCACATACGAATTTTCATCATCGTTCATGACCTTTGGTGGGGTGTCTGTTGATGCATTTCAGAAAGTAAGAAGCCCAAATAAGCAATCAggtgtcaaattagggtttaagaattTTCAAATTCCTGCTTACAAAATCATCTAGAAATCTAGATATACAGCTTATCAGATGGATTCAAGAGGCATAAATAGTATTACCAGAAGGAGAATCGAAGTCGGTGATATTAAAAGAAGGGGCATCGAAATCCTCCTGCCGCTCCCGATTCTTCATTTCTGTAGCAATATCGAACTCGAAAAGTAAATAAGAAGAACTAGCAATCTTAATCGCAACACGAAAGCCACACAGAAAGTGCCATAAAGAGGTCAAAATCAGGTGTTTAGGGTGATGGTTATGATGGAAAAGATGAAGTACATATTACATATACATACCAGATAGGAAATCGTAAGGAGAAGCTTTTGAATGAGAAGGGGTGAGGAAGCGATTGTGAAGCTGATTCAAACCCATGGGTTTCTTCTTGGAGGATGCATCAGCCATCTCTCTCTTCTCTGTGTGGTGCTtcatgagtttaggaaggagatCCTTTGATTGTTTAAATACTCTTTTCCCGCTTAGGTTTTTgaattttaccattctaaaaaaaTTACCTTGTTCAACAAAAACTTATCATGgataacattttataaaattgATGAATGATCAAAgcaaagaaaaaatatatatatttatgaacATTAAATGTCGATATAGGTAGAGAATTCATTgtgattatttttttattttttttgtgtattATATATGTAGTCCAATTTTTTATTTAAAGTGGTCTTTTGTGGTATTGTTTTGTACATATTGAAAagctttttcatttaatttttacgCAATGTTCTTAAAGTTCTCAAGTTTTTATTATTCAAGAAAtgaaaagaaatgaaaaggaagaaATGGGGTAAAAATTAtgatcttgagttttttttaAAGGTAACCTAacgaaaaaaaatgaaatgtgTTTTAGAACATTAAAAAGACAATATCCCTAAAAATGAACAAACAAATTAGTGCAAACATTTGAAATTGTTTTACTATTGTACATGAGGTGATGATCCGTACAGAACAATTTTTAGTCATACATAACAATTTGTGTTTTATATGTTTGTACTGTACAACTTCATAAAGCACAAATTATTATGTATGACTAAAAATTATTGTGTACGGATCACTACCTTTGTACATGTAACAACCAAAATTTATGGCTATAATTTTTTGTTTAACTAATTAggaaataaatgaataataaaataacttaaataacaaaattttaacattttaaattaatacaaaaagaATTAAAAGAATCGATATTGAAACTACAACTTTTGGAAGTTTGAGACTAATTATGTAAAGACACTAAAAGTGTAGTTGACTCACTTGAACGACTTTAGACCATTTAAGTCATGCAATAGATGGAGAGGGACTAAATGAGTTAACTTTCAAAGTTAAGTCCCACTAGTTGGATGTTAGGACCAATATTGTCAATCTTTGAGAATTAGAGGGTACATAGTGAAAACTTAGCTTATTAGATGCATCATCCTCTCCATTTAAGCCAATGGAATTGATTGGGAGGAAATAGAGAGGCCTAAAGATGGGGATTTCTTGTAGAAAAACCCTCTAAAATTGACTCCATGCAAATTTAACTCAATTTGTGTAAAGAACGTTAAGAATTTAGTGTTTCATGCTATAATTTCTTCCTTGATTCACAATGAATTCGAATTATAATCATGTGCTAGAAACCAAATATGATTTCATGATCATTTGAGCGTAAGGGTTTTGTTTTCTAACACTTATATGATGGTTGATGTGGCTTTAAACTCAAATCTATCATTATTTTGATAGGTTTGGTGTTTGAGTGTTAATCTCTCCACAAAACCTAAATTCCAATGACAGTCTAAATGTTGTCAAATTATTTCCTAAACGATTCTACGACCGTTAAAGTAGTTTGATGTAATAATCCTTCAAGGAATGCACAAACTCAAAGTAATGGGAGAATCGACAGATTATGATATAAATGTAGGAATATGTAGTGATTTACAAGCTTCTACAAATAGTTTgttgatgttttatgatttatatgatgtttataATCATTATATGATACTTTGATATTGAATTAGATATAAACACATGAGAAATCACTTAATCTATAAATGGTTATAAGGATTGTTAGCCCCACGGGCAAATTGGaaagtttagaaaaaaaaatgaaatgtaaTTGTATCGTG includes:
- the LOC111917669 gene encoding protein CHROMATIN REMODELING 24 — protein: MKHHTEKREMADASSKKKPMGLNQLHNRFLTPSHSKASPYDFLSEMKNRERQEDFDAPSFNITDFDSPSDTPPKVMNDDENSYVEQADDGKNSAFHDESLNPKLDITGSGSSSSAVSSGAEKISINEDEFPTSKRCENNVSLDEPDSSLVDDLTSEHDSGKHQKVKIQGRRRLCKVVVKDDEEEDDKYHDVESDFPAEFSEFDSPVPVKNTENKHDSGDEIRDILSNLSSRLEILSIDKGRRPTKHLQSSSSFVKNEKINQHKPVEISSATSNDISKKTYCPPPIRKDYHSGIHVKSEKYEVIGDDDDDDCVVTSGNKFVQKVESKHEKVYTLNDDTNDTISGVEGAFSLSNPKFNFSLPSKIATMLYPHQREGLKWLWSLHCKGKGGILGDDMGLGKTMQICGFLAGLFHSNLIKRVLVVAPKTLLPHWMKELGVVGLSGKTREFFGACSKARQYELQYILQDKGVLLTTYDIVRNNVKSLSGDYDEMEEDAVTWDYMVLDEGHLIKNPSTQRAKSLLAIPCGHRIIISGTPLQNNLKELWALFNFCCPELLGDKKCFKEKYESAILRGNDKNASDRDKRIGSAVAQDLRNCIQPYFLRRLKSEVFCDNDATNTAKLSKKNEIIVWLRLSKCQRQLYEAFLNSEIVLSAFDGSPLAALTILKKICDHPLLLTKRAAEDLLEGMETGLNEEEQGIAEKLAMHIADAAEEYDIGETHDKLSCKIFFIMSLLEKLIPEGHNVLIFSQTRKMLNLIQDTLDVRGYKFLRIDGTTKASDRLKIVDDFQEGIGAPIFLLTSQVGGLGLTLTKADRVIVVDPAWNPSTDNQSVDRAYRIGQKKDVIVYRLMTCGTVEEKIYRKQIYKGGLFRSATEHKEQIRYFSQQDLRELFSIPKQGFDVSLTQQQLHEEHDCEHKMDASLKDHTKFLESLGIAGISNHSLLFSKTAPVPVVQDEELTRIRQSTYVGNSSSYNSREPNMDAGAQFAINPKDVVVKRKNVSPSVSNKLTESEIKDQIKRLSNVFANRAMVERLSDKGEKIRKQISELNSELAKLRGETETIDLDLDDVVDDFNRVMNV